From a region of the Candidatus Paceibacterota bacterium genome:
- a CDS encoding bifunctional 5,10-methylenetetrahydrofolate dehydrogenase/5,10-methenyltetrahydrofolate cyclohydrolase, translated as MSAIILDGKKTRDEAIPELAKRVTELSFVPSLVIIQVGERADSTSFIKSKKSFAEKIGVNTKHIQVPENIKQDELVDIIKKNNEDASVNGIIVQLPLPSEIDRDVVIDTILPNKDVDALTAHNVKRWLDGNENAIMPATARGIRELLRKYKIGLSGKKVVVVGRSTLVGKPITAMCLDENATVTVCHSKTPDLAKETQSADVVIVAVGKQGLIKAEHVKAGQIIIDVGINTVEGKKLDDEIPNKKLYGDVDFENVVGKVSAITPVPGGVGPMTVLSLFENLLDLCKKV; from the coding sequence ATGTCAGCTATTATTTTAGATGGAAAGAAAACTCGCGACGAAGCTATACCAGAACTCGCTAAAAGAGTTACGGAGCTTTCTTTTGTGCCAAGTTTAGTCATTATTCAAGTTGGAGAAAGAGCTGATTCTACTTCATTTATAAAATCCAAAAAATCGTTTGCTGAAAAGATCGGTGTAAATACGAAGCATATTCAAGTGCCCGAAAATATAAAACAGGACGAACTTGTAGATATTATAAAAAAGAACAATGAAGATGCTTCTGTAAATGGAATTATTGTTCAATTACCTTTACCTTCAGAAATTGATCGTGATGTCGTCATTGATACTATTTTGCCAAATAAAGATGTAGACGCTCTGACTGCTCACAACGTAAAACGTTGGTTGGATGGTAATGAAAACGCTATCATGCCGGCAACAGCTAGGGGTATTCGTGAACTTTTGAGAAAATATAAGATAGGGCTTTCTGGCAAGAAAGTCGTAGTAGTTGGACGTTCAACCTTGGTAGGGAAACCTATCACCGCTATGTGTCTGGATGAAAATGCTACAGTTACAGTTTGTCATAGTAAAACTCCCGATCTTGCCAAAGAAACACAAAGTGCAGATGTAGTCATTGTTGCTGTTGGTAAGCAAGGTCTCATAAAAGCTGAGCATGTAAAAGCTGGGCAAATTATCATTGACGTTGGTATCAATACAGTTGAGGGTAAAAAGCTTGATGATGAAATCCCTAACAAGAAACTTTATGGTGATGTTGATTTTGAAAATGTTGTAGGCAAAGTTTCGGCTATTACACCTGTTCCTGGTGGGGTAGGACCGATGACCGTGCTATCCCTTTTTGAAAACTTGTTGGATTTGTGCAAAAAAGTTTAG
- a CDS encoding SIMPL domain-containing protein (The SIMPL domain is named for its presence in mouse protein SIMPL (signalling molecule that associates with mouse pelle-like kinase). Bacterial member BP26, from Brucella, was shown to assemble into a channel-like structure, while YggE from E. coli has been associated with resistance to oxidative stress.) — MNIPEKLWKSLMGVFGLLTIFLIVVSVKEIKSIFYVSPNPIVTNTITVEGTGDAIAVPDIATFSFSVTETAKTVADAQDQATAKMNSALKAIRDGGVADKDIQTQSYSINPHYEYQGSVCSTYSCPPSKSILTGYEVSQSIVVKVRDLKKAGTLFTSIGTLGVQNIGNLSFSVDEPDVVKAKARAEAIANAQSKAKELAKQLGVSLVRITSFSENNSNYPRPIYGMGGDMMSAKVSSASPEIPVGEQKVTNSVSITYEIK, encoded by the coding sequence ATGAATATTCCTGAAAAATTATGGAAGTCGTTAATGGGGGTCTTTGGTTTGTTAACTATCTTTTTGATAGTTGTTTCTGTTAAAGAAATCAAATCTATCTTTTACGTTAGTCCAAACCCAATTGTTACCAATACTATTACTGTTGAAGGTACTGGTGACGCTATCGCTGTTCCCGATATTGCCACATTCTCATTTAGTGTAACCGAGACTGCCAAGACTGTAGCTGATGCTCAAGATCAAGCAACGGCAAAGATGAATTCTGCTTTGAAAGCAATCCGTGATGGTGGTGTCGCTGATAAAGATATTCAGACTCAATCTTATTCTATAAATCCTCATTATGAATATCAGGGTAGTGTCTGTTCAACCTATAGTTGTCCTCCTTCAAAATCTATTTTGACTGGTTATGAAGTCAGTCAGAGCATCGTGGTCAAAGTCCGTGATTTGAAGAAAGCTGGAACGTTGTTCACTTCTATCGGGACTTTGGGTGTTCAAAATATTGGCAACCTCTCATTCTCAGTTGATGAACCTGATGTTGTAAAAGCTAAAGCAAGAGCAGAAGCTATCGCCAATGCTCAATCAAAGGCCAAGGAGTTAGCAAAGCAACTCGGTGTTTCTCTAGTCCGTATTACCAGTTTCTCTGAAAATAATAGTAATTACCCACGTCCTATTTATGGAATGGGTGGAGACATGATGTCTGCAAAGGTTTCTTCAGCTTCGCCTGAGATACCAGTAGGTGAGCAGAAGGTTACGAATAGTGTTTCTATTACTTACGAGATTAAGTAG
- the secE gene encoding preprotein translocase subunit SecE, with protein sequence MKITEYIKDTRAEMNHVNWPTRAETIRFTVLVIAVSLAVSIVLGVSDFVFERLLTLLF encoded by the coding sequence ATGAAAATTACTGAATATATCAAGGATACAAGGGCCGAAATGAATCACGTCAACTGGCCAACACGAGCAGAAACCATAAGGTTTACAGTCTTGGTTATTGCCGTTTCTCTAGCTGTCTCAATTGTTCTCGGCGTATCAGATTTCGTTTTTGAAAGATTACTTACGCTATTATTCTAA
- the nusG gene encoding transcription termination/antitermination protein NusG gives MTKQHTTGERSWYAIHTYAGYENAVARNLKQRIESLGMEDKIFAVIVPTEKKIKVKAGKRVEEEEKIYPGYVLVDMIVTDDSWYVVRNTPRVTGFVGAGVSPVPLDPKEVETLFSRMEKSTTQHSIDLTNGDLVKISDGPFKDFEGKVAEVDTERGKVKVLVSMFGRETPVELDFLQVKKV, from the coding sequence ATGACCAAACAACACACAACAGGTGAAAGAAGTTGGTACGCAATACATACGTATGCGGGCTATGAGAACGCGGTTGCACGTAACTTGAAACAGCGTATAGAATCTCTAGGAATGGAAGATAAGATTTTTGCTGTCATTGTTCCAACCGAAAAGAAGATCAAAGTCAAAGCTGGTAAGCGTGTTGAAGAGGAAGAGAAGATATATCCAGGATATGTTCTCGTGGACATGATAGTAACTGATGACTCTTGGTATGTGGTCAGAAATACTCCACGTGTTACAGGCTTCGTTGGTGCAGGAGTTTCTCCGGTTCCTTTGGATCCAAAAGAGGTTGAGACTTTGTTTTCAAGAATGGAGAAGAGTACAACTCAACATTCCATTGATCTTACAAATGGAGATTTGGTCAAGATTTCTGATGGTCCGTTCAAAGATTTTGAAGGTAAGGTTGCAGAAGTTGATACAGAAAGAGGTAAAGTTAAGGTTTTGGTTTCAATGTTCGGACGAGAAACACCGGTTGAATTGGACTTTTTGCAAGTAAAGAAAGTGTAG
- the rplK gene encoding 50S ribosomal protein L11: MAKKIIKKVKVIAPAGKATPAPPLGPTLGQAGVNIGDFTKKFNDATKDKIGDMIPVLITVYDDRSYSFVLKTPPASSLILKAIKKDKGSGKPNLSKVGTITKAQIKEIAEKKMQDLNANTVEAASKIIAGTARSMGVDVK, translated from the coding sequence ATGGCCAAAAAAATAATCAAAAAAGTTAAAGTGATAGCTCCAGCAGGGAAAGCAACCCCAGCCCCTCCTTTGGGTCCAACTTTGGGTCAGGCCGGCGTCAACATTGGTGATTTTACCAAGAAGTTCAACGATGCTACCAAAGACAAGATTGGTGATATGATTCCAGTTCTCATCACAGTTTACGATGATCGTTCATATTCTTTCGTTTTGAAGACTCCTCCAGCTTCTAGTCTCATTTTGAAAGCTATCAAGAAAGACAAAGGTTCTGGAAAGCCAAACTTGAGTAAAGTCGGTACTATTACAAAGGCTCAGATCAAAGAAATTGCAGAAAAGAAAATGCAAGATTTGAATGCAAATACAGTTGAAGCAGCTTCAAAGATTATTGCCGGTACAGCTAGATCAATGGGTGTGGATGTGAAGTAA
- a CDS encoding dihydrofolate reductase family protein → MKTFIISALTADGFIAKNQTHAAMWTSKEDKKRFVEITKRAGVMVMGLNTWQTLGKPLKDRLNVVYSPTEIPTMPGMEITALPPTELLKSLEARGFKEVAICGGTTIYNMFMKAGLVSKLYLTIEPVLFGEGMKLFKEDLDFKLKLLNCEKTEGGTLLLEYEIVN, encoded by the coding sequence ATGAAAACCTTCATCATTTCCGCCTTGACCGCCGACGGCTTCATAGCCAAAAATCAGACGCATGCCGCAATGTGGACCAGCAAAGAAGACAAAAAGCGCTTTGTTGAGATAACCAAGCGCGCTGGTGTAATGGTCATGGGCCTCAATACTTGGCAGACACTAGGCAAACCACTCAAAGATCGTCTGAATGTCGTCTACTCCCCTACAGAAATACCAACCATGCCTGGGATGGAGATCACGGCACTTCCACCAACAGAACTTCTAAAGAGTCTAGAAGCTCGTGGCTTCAAAGAAGTTGCCATCTGTGGTGGTACAACGATTTATAATATGTTTATGAAAGCTGGTCTCGTAAGTAAACTCTATCTAACCATTGAACCAGTACTTTTTGGCGAAGGTATGAAATTATTCAAAGAAGATCTGGATTTCAAACTAAAACTTTTGAATTGCGAAAAAACTGAAGGAGGAACGTTGCTGTTGGAGTATGAAATAGTAAATTAG
- a CDS encoding adenylyltransferase/cytidyltransferase family protein: protein MTKKGFVTRGGIFALGSNFKDRFVPDYNHLKRLVDHCKGVGLKIVLTQGTYDMAHIGHARYFEEARKHGDLLVVGVDSDKKVKARKGPDRPIVPQTERLEMVTHLRSVDIVTLKELNVPRWHLIKTVEPDVLIITKETLEKYSKEEVKEMSSYCGKVVTLAPMATTSTSAKIRLLQLKLAKKFEKAIVPKLADMISSALGYPKNAGKKK from the coding sequence ATGACTAAAAAAGGATTTGTTACCAGAGGAGGAATATTCGCGCTAGGTTCTAATTTCAAGGATCGCTTTGTGCCGGATTACAATCATCTAAAGAGACTCGTAGATCATTGTAAGGGTGTAGGCCTCAAGATAGTCCTTACTCAAGGAACTTATGATATGGCTCATATCGGTCACGCTAGATATTTTGAAGAAGCTAGGAAGCATGGAGACTTGTTGGTTGTTGGTGTAGATAGTGATAAGAAGGTAAAAGCTAGAAAAGGTCCAGATCGCCCTATTGTGCCTCAAACTGAGCGTTTGGAAATGGTTACGCATCTTCGTTCTGTAGATATTGTCACTTTGAAGGAGCTTAATGTTCCTAGGTGGCATCTCATCAAGACGGTTGAGCCAGACGTTTTGATTATTACAAAAGAAACTTTGGAGAAATATTCAAAAGAAGAAGTAAAAGAGATGAGTTCATATTGTGGAAAAGTCGTTACGTTGGCGCCAATGGCTACAACTTCTACTAGTGCCAAGATTAGACTTCTTCAACTCAAGCTCGCCAAGAAGTTTGAAAAGGCTATAGTACCAAAATTGGCAGATATGATCAGTTCTGCTCTCGGATATCCAAAAAATGCCGGTAAAAAGAAATAA
- a CDS encoding deaminase, translating into MPVKRNNLKVKKITTSKKEVVIVAYVPVLHEGYRRFFENHLEAKTLYILGNEITKEFVPLVKDIRALPVEVVKTSLESWHRFKKIEIIESCDWDKISKGNREIIMPDDEVMRDLKGKFLPDSKVVFDTIFLRWDKHKSSQGHPVEIDQKISVKDSDKQMIKLLRKEAEKSSDFWRQIGAAIVKDGKILFMNHNHSVPSEFMPYVEGDPRSDFHKGVNVELSTVLHAEAGLIAEAAREGVSLEGAEMYATTFPCPPCAKMIAYSGIKKLYYADGYGVLDADRILKSRGVEIIFVETKENGHN; encoded by the coding sequence ATGCCGGTAAAAAGAAATAATCTAAAGGTTAAAAAGATTACTACTTCAAAAAAAGAAGTAGTAATTGTTGCGTACGTACCAGTTTTACATGAAGGCTATAGAAGATTTTTTGAAAATCATTTGGAAGCCAAAACTTTGTATATTCTCGGTAATGAAATAACAAAAGAGTTTGTACCTTTGGTGAAAGATATAAGAGCTTTGCCCGTAGAGGTTGTAAAGACTTCTTTGGAATCGTGGCATAGGTTCAAAAAGATTGAAATTATTGAATCTTGTGATTGGGATAAAATTTCTAAAGGAAATAGAGAAATAATAATGCCAGATGATGAAGTTATGAGAGATTTGAAAGGTAAATTTTTACCTGATTCAAAAGTTGTTTTTGATACGATATTTTTGCGATGGGATAAGCATAAATCAAGCCAAGGTCACCCCGTTGAGATAGATCAGAAGATTTCAGTTAAGGATTCCGATAAGCAAATGATTAAGCTTCTACGAAAAGAAGCTGAAAAGAGCTCGGATTTTTGGAGACAGATAGGTGCGGCGATTGTTAAGGATGGAAAAATATTATTTATGAATCATAATCATTCTGTACCTTCAGAATTTATGCCTTATGTTGAAGGTGATCCTAGGAGTGATTTTCATAAAGGTGTAAATGTTGAATTATCTACAGTTCTTCACGCTGAGGCGGGTCTGATCGCTGAAGCCGCCAGAGAAGGAGTCTCTCTGGAAGGTGCAGAGATGTACGCAACAACTTTTCCTTGTCCTCCTTGCGCGAAGATGATCGCTTATTCTGGAATCAAAAAACTTTATTACGCTGATGGTTATGGAGTCTTGGATGCGGATAGAATACTCAAAAGTAGGGGGGTTGAAATTATTTTTGTGGAGACAAAAGAAAACGGCCACAATTAA
- the thyA gene encoding thymidylate synthase gives MKPFAERTPDTQYRDILKQILEKGVRTKTQQEVDAITLMGPGSMHFKLENGFPMITERNMNPKTSEMLKVTIWQQAVAEILAFINGARTLKMLEEFGCSWWAPWGTEAKCKKRGLETGDLGPGSYGAAFHDFPTSEGSTYNQFKNIIEQIKEFPHLRTHFITPWIPQYTIRGAGKQQKVVVAPCHGWIHLRILDNKLTLHMIQRSGDVPVGVPANMIQYAALLMAIARATGTEPYEYIHTISDAHIYVDQIPAVEEMLRREPKSFPTMIINSDKKDLFDFRKEDFTLSDYAPHPGIKGIPVAI, from the coding sequence ATGAAGCCATTTGCAGAAAGAACACCTGATACACAATACCGGGACATCCTCAAACAGATTTTGGAAAAAGGTGTACGAACAAAGACTCAACAAGAAGTAGACGCTATCACTCTCATGGGACCTGGTTCTATGCATTTCAAATTGGAAAATGGTTTTCCAATGATTACTGAGAGAAATATGAATCCCAAGACTTCAGAGATGCTAAAGGTAACAATTTGGCAACAAGCTGTAGCCGAAATTTTAGCTTTCATAAATGGTGCTAGAACTTTGAAAATGTTAGAAGAATTTGGTTGTTCATGGTGGGCTCCTTGGGGTACAGAAGCTAAATGTAAAAAACGTGGACTAGAGACCGGCGATCTTGGCCCAGGATCTTATGGAGCAGCCTTCCACGACTTCCCCACATCCGAAGGTTCCACATACAATCAATTCAAAAACATTATAGAACAAATAAAAGAATTTCCTCATTTACGAACCCATTTCATCACACCTTGGATACCTCAATACACTATTCGTGGTGCAGGAAAACAACAAAAAGTCGTCGTTGCACCATGCCACGGCTGGATTCACTTGAGAATTTTGGATAATAAACTAACTCTGCATATGATCCAACGTTCTGGCGATGTGCCAGTAGGAGTACCAGCAAACATGATCCAATACGCTGCCCTACTCATGGCTATTGCACGGGCAACCGGTACTGAGCCTTATGAATACATCCACACTATTTCTGATGCTCATATTTACGTAGATCAAATACCAGCCGTAGAAGAAATGCTTCGTCGTGAGCCAAAATCTTTCCCTACAATGATCATAAATTCTGACAAAAAAGATTTGTTTGATTTTAGAAAAGAAGATTTCACTCTTTCAGATTACGCTCCACACCCAGGCATCAAAGGTATACCTGTGGCAATATAA
- the glyA gene encoding serine hydroxymethyltransferase: MKDTQIKKLIEAEKKRQKKVINLIASENYVSKDVLEALGSELTNKYAEGYPGKRYYGGNEIVDKIENVCIERALKLFGLSGPSTDARGNSPLANWHVNVQPLSGSPANLAVYTGLVPQGGKIMGMSLAQGGHLTHGHKVSATGKFWQQIPYGLDSATEVLNYDQLKETAMKEKPAIIVSGFTAYPRTIDWKKMREIADTAGALMMVDMSHIAGLVAGGAYPSPFEYADIVTTTTHKTLRGPRAALIFVKIDARELDKKIDKAVFPGLQGGPHENQIAGVAVALKEANTPAFKKYAKQVVKNASVLAVELSNLGWRLISGGTETHLILLDTWNMGNKNEKGAGGVSGQEASLKLEKAGIIVNKNAIPFDTRPPADPSGIRLGTAAETTRGRKEKDFKVIAKKIDAILRKN; encoded by the coding sequence ATGAAAGACACACAAATAAAAAAGCTCATAGAAGCTGAAAAGAAACGACAGAAGAAAGTTATCAATCTGATCGCTTCAGAAAACTATGTTTCCAAAGATGTGTTAGAGGCTCTCGGTTCCGAATTAACAAATAAATATGCAGAAGGGTATCCAGGTAAACGCTATTATGGTGGTAATGAGATAGTAGATAAGATTGAAAATGTTTGTATAGAGAGGGCTCTGAAACTTTTTGGTCTTAGTGGCCCCTCGACTGACGCTCGGGGCAATTCGCCTTTGGCAAATTGGCATGTCAACGTTCAGCCACTTTCTGGTTCACCAGCAAACTTGGCGGTGTACACAGGTTTGGTGCCTCAAGGTGGAAAGATCATGGGTATGTCACTTGCTCAAGGTGGACATTTGACTCATGGACACAAAGTCTCGGCAACGGGAAAGTTTTGGCAACAAATACCTTATGGTCTAGATTCTGCGACTGAAGTTTTGAATTACGATCAATTGAAAGAAACTGCCATGAAAGAAAAGCCAGCTATCATCGTCTCTGGTTTTACTGCCTATCCTCGTACGATTGATTGGAAAAAAATGCGCGAGATCGCCGATACAGCAGGAGCTTTGATGATGGTGGATATGTCACATATTGCGGGCCTTGTCGCTGGTGGAGCCTATCCTTCACCTTTTGAATATGCGGACATCGTCACAACTACTACTCACAAGACTTTGCGTGGTCCAAGAGCGGCTCTCATCTTCGTAAAGATTGATGCTCGTGAACTTGATAAAAAGATAGACAAAGCAGTTTTCCCAGGTCTCCAAGGTGGTCCCCATGAAAATCAAATTGCCGGAGTTGCAGTGGCTCTCAAAGAAGCCAATACTCCAGCTTTCAAAAAATATGCAAAACAAGTAGTAAAGAATGCTAGTGTTTTGGCGGTAGAATTATCTAACCTCGGTTGGCGTCTCATCTCTGGTGGTACGGAGACTCATCTTATATTGTTGGATACTTGGAATATGGGTAACAAAAATGAAAAGGGTGCTGGTGGCGTCTCTGGACAAGAGGCTAGTTTGAAATTAGAAAAAGCTGGGATTATAGTAAATAAAAATGCCATTCCTTTTGACACTCGTCCACCAGCAGATCCATCTGGTATTAGGTTAGGAACAGCAGCAGAGACTACTCGTGGAAGAAAAGAAAAAGATTTCAAGGTTATTGCCAAAAAGATTGATGCGATTTTGAGGAAAAATTAA